A single Tenacibaculum sp. 190524A02b DNA region contains:
- the folE gene encoding GTP cyclohydrolase I FolE has product MKHQETLLNTLTMSRNSLKDFSVDEIGDDHLYTGIETPLKDDAFLMSNQEKKKKITELFSQIMDVMGLDLLDDSLKGTPKRVAKMYIDEIFSGLDPKNKPKIALFENKYQYNQMLIEKDIQFYSNCEHHFVPIIGKAHVAYISSGRVIGLSKLNRIVQYYAKRPQVQERLTNQIAFDLQEILKTKDVAVIIEAKHLCVSSRGVKDDSSSTVTCFYGGMFNESEKIVELQNYIK; this is encoded by the coding sequence ATGAAACACCAAGAAACTTTGTTGAATACCCTTACAATGTCTAGAAATTCTTTAAAAGATTTTTCAGTAGATGAAATAGGAGATGATCATTTATATACTGGAATAGAAACACCGTTAAAAGATGATGCTTTTTTAATGTCTAATCAAGAAAAGAAAAAGAAAATTACAGAATTATTTTCACAAATAATGGATGTAATGGGGTTAGATTTATTGGATGATTCACTAAAAGGAACTCCCAAAAGAGTTGCTAAAATGTATATAGATGAAATTTTTTCAGGATTAGACCCTAAAAATAAACCCAAAATAGCACTATTTGAAAATAAATATCAATACAATCAAATGCTGATTGAAAAAGATATCCAATTTTACTCTAATTGTGAACATCATTTTGTTCCAATAATAGGAAAAGCTCACGTAGCTTATATTTCATCAGGAAGAGTAATTGGTTTATCAAAGCTTAATAGAATAGTTCAGTATTATGCAAAAAGACCTCAGGTTCAAGAAAGGCTGACTAATCAAATAGCTTTTGATTTACAAGAAATTTTAAAAACAAAAGATGTGGCTGTTATTATAGAAGCAAAACATTTATGTGTTTCTTCTAGAGGAGTTAAAGATGACTCTTCATCAACAGTAACCTGCTTCTATGGAGGTATGTTTAATGAGTCAGAAAAAATAGTTGAACTTCAAAATTATATAAAATGA
- a CDS encoding SDR family NAD(P)-dependent oxidoreductase: MKTILVVGGSKGIGKAIVNKLISSHNIIMFSRSASENDDIIHYPINILEDELPVLDNLDGLVYCPGSINLKPFTRLTLEDFQKDFEINVLGAVKVIKKYQKSFSNKKGSVVLFSTVATQMGMPFHASIAVSKAGVEGLTKSLAAEYATKIRFNAIAPTVTNTSLASRLLRNEKQKESMAERHPLKMYLEAEEVASLANYLLSDDSKAISGQVFPIDAGITTLKL, translated from the coding sequence ATGAAAACAATATTGGTAGTTGGTGGAAGTAAAGGTATTGGTAAGGCTATAGTTAATAAATTAATTAGTTCTCATAATATAATTATGTTTAGCCGTTCTGCTTCTGAAAATGATGATATTATTCATTATCCAATAAATATATTAGAGGATGAATTACCTGTGCTAGACAATTTAGATGGTTTGGTTTATTGTCCAGGAAGTATAAACTTAAAACCGTTTACTCGCTTAACATTAGAAGACTTTCAAAAAGATTTTGAAATAAATGTTTTAGGAGCTGTCAAAGTCATAAAAAAATATCAAAAATCATTCAGTAATAAAAAAGGAAGCGTAGTTTTGTTTAGCACAGTAGCTACCCAAATGGGAATGCCGTTTCATGCAAGTATAGCAGTTAGTAAAGCTGGAGTTGAAGGACTAACAAAATCTTTAGCAGCAGAGTATGCTACTAAAATTAGATTCAATGCAATTGCACCAACAGTTACAAATACATCTTTAGCATCTCGTTTATTACGTAATGAAAAACAAAAGGAAAGTATGGCAGAACGTCACCCATTAAAAATGTATTTAGAAGCAGAAGAAGTTGCTTCTTTAGCAAACTATTTATTGTCTGATGATTCAAAAGCTATTTCAGGTCAAGTATTTCCTATAGATGCAGGAATAACAACTTTAAAATTATAA
- a CDS encoding glutathione peroxidase yields the protein MKLLKLIVIMSIFSTSIKAQTLEPKTPIYDIEINDISGKKINLEEFRGKKILVVNVASKCGFTGQYKGLEALYQNNQDKLMIIGVPCNQFGAQEPGTLEEIQSFCEVNYGVSFLMTEKVEVKGKNKHPLYKWLTEKSLNGKSNSTVKWNFQKYLVDEKGRFVDYFYSVTKPQSSKITKLL from the coding sequence ATGAAACTATTAAAACTAATCGTAATCATGTCTATTTTTTCCACATCAATAAAAGCACAAACTTTAGAACCTAAAACACCTATTTATGATATTGAAATTAATGATATTTCAGGAAAGAAAATTAATTTAGAAGAATTTAGAGGAAAGAAAATTTTAGTTGTTAATGTAGCTTCTAAATGTGGTTTTACTGGACAATATAAAGGTTTAGAAGCTTTGTATCAAAATAATCAAGATAAACTAATGATCATTGGTGTGCCTTGTAATCAGTTTGGAGCACAAGAACCAGGTACTTTAGAAGAAATCCAGTCATTTTGTGAAGTAAACTATGGTGTTAGCTTTTTAATGACAGAAAAAGTAGAAGTAAAAGGAAAGAATAAACATCCATTATATAAATGGTTAACTGAAAAAAGTTTGAATGGTAAATCTAACTCTACAGTAAAATGGAATTTTCAAAAGTATTTAGTAGATGAAAAAGGAAGATTTGTAGATTATTTCTATTCAGTAACAAAACCACAAAGTTCAAAAATTACAAAACTCTTATAA
- a CDS encoding SRPBCC family protein codes for MISFKKHSGIYTLETKQTLEVSLEKAWSFFSSPENLEKITPSHMGFKITSKIDEKAYAGQIITYKVGILPGIKSSWVTEITQVKEKAFFIDEQRFGPYAMWHHEHWFEELEVGKTVMKDKISYKIPFGFLGHLAQKIVIKKQLQAIFTHRYQTLEKLFNGK; via the coding sequence TTGATTAGTTTTAAAAAACATTCAGGAATCTATACATTAGAAACTAAGCAAACTTTAGAGGTATCTTTAGAAAAAGCTTGGAGTTTTTTTAGCTCTCCAGAAAACTTAGAGAAAATAACTCCGAGTCATATGGGGTTTAAAATTACCTCTAAAATTGATGAAAAAGCGTATGCAGGTCAGATAATTACTTATAAAGTTGGCATTTTACCAGGCATAAAATCTAGTTGGGTAACCGAAATTACGCAAGTAAAGGAAAAAGCTTTTTTTATTGATGAGCAGCGTTTTGGACCTTATGCTATGTGGCATCATGAACATTGGTTTGAAGAATTAGAAGTCGGAAAAACAGTAATGAAAGATAAAATATCGTATAAAATTCCATTTGGGTTTTTAGGACATCTAGCACAAAAAATAGTTATTAAAAAACAACTACAAGCTATTTTTACACATCGATATCAAACCTTAGAAAAGTTATTTAATGGAAAGTAA
- a CDS encoding deoxyribodipyrimidine photo-lyase, with protein sequence MESKLSIFWFRRDLRLYDNTALFKALNSGNKVIPVFIFDENILDKLPKNDARVNFIYDCLQSIQEELQAYNTSILVKIGEPKEIWKSLLTEFSINKVFFNKDYEPYALQRDEDITSLLKERGIEVFSYKDQVIFEESEILKNDDTPYTVYTPYKKKWLLKFQKELHTKLNYDQRLFVNFYKYRCNYPSLKEIGFTKSAIKVKPYNLSLLSNYDETRDYPSKNTTSYLSPHLRFGTVSIRQMVAIALKTNAIFLSELIWREFFMQILYHFPQVVTQNFKKKYDALEWRNNEIEFEKWCNGETGYPLVDAGMRELNETGYMHNRVRMITASFLCKHLLIDWRWGEAYFARKLLDYELAANNGNWQWAASTGCDAVPYFRIFNPTEQLRKFDKNLLYTKKWVKNLEELSYPLPIVEHKYARERALQTFKKID encoded by the coding sequence ATGGAAAGTAAATTATCTATATTTTGGTTTCGTAGAGATTTACGTTTGTATGATAATACGGCTTTATTTAAAGCTTTAAATTCAGGAAATAAAGTAATACCTGTTTTTATTTTTGATGAAAATATTCTGGACAAACTACCTAAAAATGATGCTAGAGTTAATTTTATTTATGATTGCTTACAATCCATTCAAGAAGAGTTACAAGCGTACAATACTAGTATATTAGTAAAAATAGGGGAGCCAAAAGAAATATGGAAAAGTTTATTGACAGAGTTTTCTATAAATAAAGTATTTTTTAATAAAGACTATGAACCTTATGCGTTACAGAGAGATGAAGATATAACCTCTTTATTAAAAGAAAGAGGTATTGAAGTTTTTAGTTATAAAGATCAGGTAATTTTTGAAGAGTCAGAGATTTTAAAAAATGATGATACCCCTTATACAGTTTATACACCGTATAAGAAAAAATGGCTGTTAAAATTTCAAAAAGAACTTCATACAAAATTGAATTATGATCAGCGTTTGTTTGTCAATTTTTACAAGTATAGATGTAATTATCCATCTTTGAAGGAAATAGGATTTACTAAAAGTGCTATTAAAGTAAAGCCTTACAATTTATCGTTATTATCAAATTATGATGAAACCAGAGATTACCCAAGTAAAAATACAACGTCATACTTATCTCCTCATTTACGGTTTGGCACTGTAAGTATTCGTCAAATGGTAGCTATAGCTTTAAAAACAAATGCTATTTTTTTAAGTGAGTTAATTTGGAGAGAGTTTTTTATGCAAATTTTATATCACTTTCCACAGGTAGTTACTCAGAATTTCAAAAAAAAGTACGATGCACTAGAGTGGAGAAATAATGAAATAGAATTTGAAAAATGGTGTAATGGAGAAACTGGATATCCATTGGTAGATGCCGGCATGCGAGAATTGAATGAAACTGGATATATGCACAATAGAGTCAGAATGATTACTGCTAGCTTTTTGTGTAAGCACTTATTAATAGATTGGCGTTGGGGAGAAGCTTATTTTGCAAGAAAATTATTAGATTATGAGTTAGCTGCTAATAATGGAAATTGGCAATGGGCTGCAAGTACAGGTTGTGATGCAGTACCTTATTTTAGAATATTCAACCCTACGGAACAGTTAAGAAAGTTTGATAAAAATTTACTTTACACAAAAAAATGGGTAAAAAATTTAGAGGAGTTAAGTTATCCATTACCAATAGTAGAGCATAAGTATGCAAGAGAGAGAGCTTTGCAAACCTTCAAAAAAATAGATTGA
- a CDS encoding aspartate aminotransferase family protein: protein MILDEIPALIGNPIHENLLLGQSFEKLEEYTTATNTIIKEFLQTKSFYKGDELSEIRQNKLDAKINGDTYTFNEALEVLNNLYVKNAIAFHHPDYVAHLNCPITLPSIAAEAVATTLNTAIETWDQSTAGTFIEQEVIKWISNELTLPETTDGVFTSGGTQSNFMALLMARDHYAFANYGVNIKQNGWFDEVSKFRIFCSEKAHFSIKKNAALLGMGYDSVIPVKTDDEMRMDVNELVLAIEKVKQEGNIPIAVVATLGTTDYGSFDPLETISKVAKEYKMWLHADGAYGGCFVLTDTHKHHFEYMDKVDSVTIDFHKTLFQPVCSSVYLAKNKQHFQYVSYYADYLNPLEDKDPERPNLIEKSIQTTRRFDALKVWFTLKTVGAKTIASYLEAVHHLAKAIYEEINKDYLFETAHIPELSTVVFRYKAEEATSNKEHDAINMFIKNSLFKEGVASVASTKLNNTIYLKFTLLNPNNSIENLLGIVRAIKNSGAEYIRNNY from the coding sequence ATGATTTTAGACGAAATTCCAGCGCTGATTGGCAACCCAATACATGAAAACCTACTGTTGGGACAATCATTTGAAAAGCTAGAAGAATATACAACCGCTACTAATACTATTATAAAAGAATTTTTACAAACGAAAAGCTTTTATAAAGGTGATGAACTTTCTGAAATTCGACAAAATAAATTAGATGCAAAAATTAATGGAGATACATACACATTTAATGAAGCTTTAGAGGTATTAAATAACTTGTATGTAAAGAACGCTATAGCCTTTCATCATCCTGATTATGTTGCGCACTTAAATTGCCCTATAACGTTACCATCAATAGCAGCAGAAGCAGTTGCTACTACTTTAAATACAGCCATTGAAACTTGGGATCAAAGTACGGCAGGTACTTTTATAGAACAGGAAGTAATCAAATGGATTTCAAATGAGCTAACACTTCCTGAAACAACCGATGGTGTTTTTACCAGTGGAGGAACACAATCAAATTTTATGGCTTTATTAATGGCTAGAGACCATTATGCTTTTGCTAATTACGGAGTAAATATTAAACAAAATGGATGGTTTGATGAAGTAAGTAAATTTAGAATTTTCTGTTCAGAGAAAGCACATTTTAGCATAAAGAAGAATGCAGCATTATTAGGAATGGGATACGATTCTGTTATACCAGTTAAGACAGACGATGAAATGCGAATGGATGTTAATGAACTGGTACTAGCTATAGAAAAAGTAAAACAAGAAGGAAATATTCCAATAGCTGTAGTAGCTACATTAGGAACAACAGATTATGGAAGCTTTGATCCATTAGAAACCATTTCTAAAGTAGCCAAAGAATATAAGATGTGGCTGCATGCTGATGGTGCTTATGGAGGTTGTTTTGTATTAACAGATACACACAAGCATCATTTTGAGTATATGGATAAAGTAGATTCTGTTACTATAGATTTTCATAAAACCTTATTTCAACCGGTTTGTAGTAGTGTGTATTTAGCAAAAAATAAACAGCATTTCCAATACGTATCTTATTATGCTGATTATTTAAATCCATTAGAGGATAAAGATCCAGAAAGGCCCAATCTTATTGAAAAGTCAATTCAAACGACAAGACGATTTGATGCTTTAAAAGTATGGTTTACTCTAAAGACGGTTGGAGCAAAAACAATAGCATCTTATTTAGAAGCTGTGCATCACTTGGCAAAAGCTATTTATGAAGAAATAAATAAAGATTATTTATTTGAAACAGCACATATACCTGAGTTAAGTACAGTGGTGTTTAGGTATAAGGCTGAAGAAGCTACTTCTAATAAAGAACATGATGCTATTAATATGTTTATAAAAAATAGCTTATTTAAAGAAGGTGTAGCGTCAGTAGCAAGTACAAAATTAAACAATACAATTTACTTAAAGTTCACACTATTAAATCCAAATAATTCTATAGAAAATCTTCTAGGAATAGTGAGAGCAATTAAAAATAGTGGAGCAGAATATATTAGAAACAATTATTAA
- a CDS encoding lysine N(6)-hydroxylase/L-ornithine N(5)-oxygenase family protein has translation MGQQDILDFVAVGVGPFNLGLACLTAPIDNLNGVFLDKKEKFNWHPGMLLQDTTLQVPFMADLVTLADPTNPFSFLNYSKKQGRLYSFYIRENFLLLRNEYNMYCQWAIEKLPNVFFKTEVTHINYEESSACYVVTSKNTQTGEVIVYKAKRIILGTGTQPYIPNCAKKLKGNAIHSSSYLNHKERLQDKKSITILGSGQSAAEIFYDLLQEADTIGYELNWITRSPRFFPLEYSKLTLEMTSPEYVDYFYNLPEEKRDDLIKNQKHLYKGINQDLINAIHDTLYTKKIVTNGELKVNLRTNTELKETSINEEEIILELHQIEQDKYFNHKTEGLVLATGYGYRLPEFLDGISDRLQWDDKGRFNVNRNYSIDKNNKDVFVQNVELHTHGFVTPDLGMACYRNSCIIKELTGKEYYPIEKSIAFQQFGVTKEEEVLKSLNVM, from the coding sequence ATGGGACAACAAGATATTTTAGACTTTGTAGCAGTAGGAGTAGGACCTTTTAATTTAGGATTGGCATGTTTAACAGCCCCAATAGATAATTTAAATGGTGTTTTTTTAGATAAAAAAGAAAAGTTTAATTGGCATCCAGGAATGCTGTTACAAGATACAACATTGCAGGTTCCATTTATGGCAGATTTAGTAACCTTAGCAGATCCAACCAATCCTTTTAGTTTTTTAAACTATAGTAAAAAACAGGGGAGACTGTATTCATTTTACATAAGAGAAAACTTTTTATTACTCCGAAATGAATATAATATGTATTGCCAATGGGCTATAGAAAAGTTACCTAACGTTTTTTTCAAAACAGAAGTAACGCATATTAATTATGAAGAAAGTTCAGCGTGCTATGTTGTAACTTCTAAGAATACTCAAACAGGAGAAGTTATAGTTTATAAAGCCAAAAGAATAATTTTAGGAACAGGAACACAACCATATATACCTAACTGTGCTAAAAAACTAAAAGGCAATGCAATTCACTCTTCATCATATTTAAATCATAAAGAACGTTTACAAGACAAGAAATCAATAACTATTTTGGGTAGTGGTCAAAGTGCAGCCGAAATATTTTATGATTTATTACAAGAAGCTGATACCATTGGTTATGAGCTCAATTGGATAACCAGATCACCGAGGTTTTTCCCACTAGAATATTCAAAGTTAACATTGGAAATGACTTCTCCTGAATATGTAGACTATTTCTATAATTTACCAGAAGAGAAGAGAGATGATTTAATTAAAAATCAGAAGCATTTGTATAAAGGTATAAATCAAGATTTAATCAATGCAATTCACGATACTTTGTATACTAAAAAAATTGTAACTAATGGTGAACTAAAAGTAAACCTACGCACAAATACAGAGCTAAAAGAAACTTCTATAAATGAAGAAGAAATAATCTTAGAGTTACATCAAATAGAGCAAGATAAATATTTCAATCATAAGACAGAAGGATTAGTATTAGCTACTGGTTATGGGTATAGACTTCCAGAATTTTTAGATGGAATTTCTGATAGATTACAATGGGATGACAAAGGTCGTTTTAATGTAAATAGAAACTACAGTATTGATAAGAATAATAAAGATGTTTTTGTACAAAATGTAGAGTTACATACCCATGGATTTGTAACTCCAGATTTAGGAATGGCATGTTATAGAAACTCATGCATCATAAAAGAATTAACAGGGAAGGAATATTATCCAATAGAGAAAAGTATAGCCTTCCAACAATTTGGGGTAACAAAAGAAGAAGAGGTATTAAAGTCTTTAAATGTTATGTAA
- a CDS encoding MFS transporter — protein sequence MTFIAVVSDYLLHPFYPQFFKLRFGMTDPKMVGYYFAAICFMVMIAFPFWAYVSKKVAELQILIYTQAVAGILALYCYWTNSYINFWIVSLIMVLFKGSYLLVYPYILKIIKKEEHVTTIGVLSVVVHLGGILGAVIGGVTVDYIDPSSIFLIMAGGDFVQMLMSAYLLKSKKYNTSIVVEKSENEEKKLSSTNFILKIGLLTFILYFSDFLIRPFFSTYWESFSHYSSKIVSGTIYAIPGFVALIVLWINNKRKSNNGYEGIISALSIGVIGLLLQGIPSDMFVIAGRIIYGWAIFQGVVKFDVLLFEMSTPESYAVDYSKVHFFQNLGVLIASLNVGIIVDNWGLQLPFLIALIGFVVTLVLYFFIFKFSFNPKRVPKTL from the coding sequence ATGACATTCATAGCAGTGGTAAGTGATTACTTATTGCATCCATTTTACCCTCAATTTTTTAAATTAAGGTTTGGTATGACCGATCCTAAGATGGTAGGATATTACTTTGCAGCCATTTGCTTTATGGTAATGATAGCTTTTCCCTTTTGGGCTTATGTTTCCAAAAAAGTGGCTGAGCTTCAAATTTTAATTTATACACAAGCAGTGGCTGGTATTTTAGCATTGTACTGTTATTGGACAAATTCGTATATAAACTTTTGGATAGTATCTCTTATAATGGTTTTGTTTAAAGGAAGCTATTTATTAGTATATCCTTACATTCTTAAAATCATTAAAAAAGAAGAGCATGTAACTACTATAGGTGTGCTATCAGTTGTTGTCCATTTAGGAGGTATCTTGGGAGCTGTTATTGGTGGAGTTACGGTAGATTATATTGACCCAAGTTCTATTTTTTTAATAATGGCAGGTGGTGATTTCGTACAAATGTTAATGAGTGCTTACTTACTAAAAAGCAAAAAATACAATACATCAATCGTTGTAGAAAAAAGTGAGAATGAAGAAAAGAAACTATCATCAACAAATTTTATATTGAAAATAGGATTGTTAACATTCATTCTTTATTTCAGTGATTTTTTAATCAGGCCATTTTTCTCTACGTATTGGGAGAGTTTTTCTCATTATAGCTCAAAGATTGTATCAGGAACCATATACGCAATACCAGGATTTGTAGCACTAATAGTTTTATGGATTAATAATAAAAGGAAATCTAATAATGGTTATGAAGGCATAATTTCAGCATTATCCATTGGTGTCATAGGGTTGTTATTACAAGGAATACCATCAGATATGTTTGTAATTGCAGGTAGAATTATTTACGGATGGGCAATTTTTCAAGGTGTAGTCAAATTTGATGTATTACTATTTGAAATGAGCACACCAGAATCTTATGCTGTAGATTATAGTAAAGTACACTTTTTTCAAAATTTAGGAGTATTAATAGCTTCTCTAAATGTAGGAATTATTGTTGATAATTGGGGATTACAATTACCATTTCTAATTGCACTAATAGGTTTTGTAGTAACATTAGTTTTGTATTTCTTCATCTTTAAATTTTCGTTCAACCCTAAAAGAGTTCCTAAAACTTTATAA
- a CDS encoding GNAT family N-acetyltransferase — protein sequence MEKSTLFSKSYHEFGTISIQPFHIKRDSPILHSWVTQDYAVFWGMQKASLQEVEEEYKKLTAPDHYDVYIGKYNGEIAFVLEKYNPQKDIINNYYNAQPSDCGIHIIVAPPKQPKTPNFTWYMFRSIMDFVFSNTAIDRIVVEPDIRNKKMFALCQRIGFTLDKVVELPYKTAQLAFLNRQAYHKHIQLFTPSKRSAMNTLDNVVSPQQSTQHIKPEVWQKSNNLLVKKAITEFAHERLITPTIVKKLANNWNEYRIVADDVLIAYEFIAKALSLNQLMIKEESIKKYNGEEELPLDAILFIKEFRGILGMDTAKMPVYLEEIISTLYSSAFKIVKGNPTAKELADADFQTIEQSMTEGHPGFVANNGRIGFDSSDYRSYAPEAGNSFSLLWLAGHKSKAVYAAIEKLPYETLINQELDNATIAQFNQVLTEKGHNPEDYLFLPIHPWQWFNKLAMVFAPEVAKGDLVCLGYGPDQYLAQQSIRTLFNNTNPYKFYTKSALSILNMGFMRGLPLYYLGTAPKMAVWLEELLYKDAYIQETGFRMLSEIGSVSYVNPYFEEFGPHNDYNKMLASLWRESPYSAIKKGQKPLTMAALLHIDQYGEALLPELIKSSGLTPENWIAAYLKAYLSPLVHCFYQYDLVFMPHGENIILVLEDNKPVNSLLKDITEEAVILSPDVELPEHLKRMYAPVPEDVKLLSIFTDVFDGFFRYLTPILEEHLDFPESEFWKLVAENIATYQTQFPQFAEKFEKYDLFADTFKLSCLNRLQLNNHKQMIDLDDPVALLQFAGELENPIAVFKEEQQLQEV from the coding sequence ATGGAAAAAAGCACTTTATTTTCTAAATCATATCATGAGTTTGGAACAATTAGCATTCAACCATTTCACATAAAAAGAGATAGTCCAATATTACATAGTTGGGTAACTCAAGATTATGCTGTTTTTTGGGGGATGCAAAAAGCCTCATTACAGGAAGTAGAAGAGGAATATAAAAAGTTAACAGCTCCAGATCATTATGATGTTTATATCGGTAAGTATAACGGTGAAATAGCTTTTGTACTAGAAAAATACAATCCACAAAAAGATATTATAAACAACTATTATAATGCACAACCTTCTGATTGCGGAATACATATTATAGTTGCACCTCCTAAACAACCTAAAACACCAAACTTTACATGGTATATGTTTAGGAGTATAATGGATTTTGTTTTTTCTAATACCGCTATTGATAGAATAGTAGTGGAACCAGATATAAGAAATAAAAAAATGTTTGCACTATGTCAACGCATAGGTTTTACACTAGATAAAGTAGTTGAATTACCCTATAAAACTGCACAATTAGCATTCTTAAACAGGCAAGCATATCACAAACACATACAATTATTTACACCTTCAAAACGTAGTGCCATGAATACATTAGATAATGTGGTTTCACCACAACAATCTACACAACATATAAAGCCAGAAGTATGGCAAAAATCAAATAACTTATTAGTAAAAAAAGCGATTACAGAATTCGCTCATGAACGTTTAATAACCCCGACTATTGTTAAAAAATTAGCTAATAACTGGAATGAATATAGAATAGTAGCAGATGATGTTTTAATAGCTTATGAATTTATAGCAAAAGCTCTATCTTTAAATCAGTTAATGATTAAGGAAGAAAGTATAAAAAAATACAATGGAGAAGAAGAACTTCCTCTAGATGCAATACTATTTATAAAAGAATTTAGAGGTATTCTTGGTATGGATACAGCTAAGATGCCTGTATATCTTGAAGAAATAATTAGTACTTTATATAGTAGTGCATTTAAAATAGTAAAAGGCAACCCTACGGCTAAAGAGTTAGCAGATGCAGATTTTCAAACTATTGAACAATCAATGACCGAAGGGCATCCTGGTTTTGTAGCTAATAATGGACGTATTGGTTTTGATAGTAGTGATTACAGGTCTTATGCACCAGAGGCAGGAAATTCATTTTCACTTTTATGGCTAGCAGGACATAAATCAAAAGCAGTCTATGCAGCTATCGAAAAATTACCGTATGAAACATTAATAAATCAAGAACTAGATAACGCTACTATAGCACAATTTAATCAAGTTTTAACAGAAAAGGGTCATAATCCTGAGGATTACTTGTTTTTGCCAATTCATCCTTGGCAATGGTTTAACAAATTAGCTATGGTATTTGCGCCAGAAGTAGCTAAAGGAGATTTAGTATGTTTAGGTTATGGACCAGATCAGTATTTGGCACAACAATCTATAAGAACGCTATTTAATAATACCAATCCTTATAAATTCTATACTAAATCAGCACTATCAATATTAAATATGGGCTTCATGAGAGGTTTACCATTATATTATTTAGGAACTGCTCCAAAAATGGCGGTTTGGTTAGAAGAGCTGTTATATAAAGATGCATATATACAAGAAACAGGTTTTAGAATGTTAAGTGAGATAGGGTCAGTAAGTTATGTGAATCCTTATTTTGAAGAGTTTGGCCCACATAATGATTATAACAAAATGCTAGCCTCTTTATGGAGAGAAAGTCCATATTCAGCAATAAAAAAAGGACAAAAACCGCTTACAATGGCAGCATTACTACATATTGATCAATATGGAGAAGCATTGTTACCTGAGTTAATTAAAAGTTCTGGATTAACACCAGAAAATTGGATAGCAGCTTATTTAAAAGCATATTTAAGTCCATTAGTACATTGTTTTTACCAATATGATTTAGTGTTTATGCCGCATGGAGAAAACATTATTTTGGTTCTAGAAGATAACAAACCTGTAAATAGTTTATTAAAAGATATTACTGAAGAAGCCGTTATTTTAAGTCCTGATGTTGAACTTCCGGAACATTTAAAAAGAATGTATGCACCAGTACCTGAAGATGTAAAGTTACTTTCAATTTTTACAGATGTATTTGATGGTTTCTTTAGGTATTTAACACCTATTTTAGAAGAGCATTTAGATTTTCCAGAAAGTGAATTTTGGAAGTTAGTTGCAGAAAATATAGCAACTTATCAAACACAATTCCCTCAATTTGCTGAAAAGTTTGAAAAGTATGATTTGTTTGCAGATACCTTTAAGTTATCTTGTTTAAATCGATTACAACTAAATAATCATAAACAAATGATTGATTTAGATGACCCTGTAGCATTACTTCAATTTGCAGGAGAATTAGAGAACCCAATAGCTGTATTTAAAGAAGAACAACAATTGCAAGAAGTATAA
- a CDS encoding GNAT family N-acetyltransferase, with protein MGTIQIEQEVFSKKIVGIGVITLRPLNLKKDVEIIHNWVTQPYAKYWDMLTSTKEEVLQAYKELDENPHHHVYIGTLDDEPIFLMERYKASEDIIGELYNARLNDYGMHVLVAPVQKRIPKFTWHVFSTIMDYFFSLPYVERVVVEPDENNDKIHVLNKKAGFVYQGTIQLPNKVAALAICTREDYEKATEALKEI; from the coding sequence ATGGGAACAATACAGATAGAACAAGAAGTTTTTAGTAAGAAAATAGTAGGCATTGGAGTAATAACGCTACGTCCTTTAAATCTAAAAAAAGATGTAGAGATCATTCATAATTGGGTTACACAACCCTATGCAAAATATTGGGATATGCTTACTAGTACAAAAGAGGAAGTACTTCAAGCATACAAAGAATTAGATGAAAATCCACATCACCATGTATATATTGGAACACTTGATGATGAGCCTATATTTTTAATGGAACGCTATAAAGCTTCGGAAGATATTATAGGAGAACTTTATAATGCAAGATTAAATGATTATGGAATGCATGTTTTAGTAGCCCCAGTACAAAAGAGAATTCCAAAATTTACTTGGCATGTATTTTCTACTATTATGGATTATTTTTTCAGTTTACCTTATGTAGAAAGAGTAGTTGTAGAACCCGATGAGAATAACGATAAAATTCATGTACTAAATAAAAAAGCCGGTTTTGTATATCAAGGAACCATACAATTGCCTAATAAAGTAGCTGCTTTGGCTATATGTACAAGGGAGGATTATGAAAAAGCTACAGAAGCATTAAAAGAAATATAA